One segment of Etheostoma cragini isolate CJK2018 chromosome 23, CSU_Ecrag_1.0, whole genome shotgun sequence DNA contains the following:
- the ndufa12 gene encoding NADH dehydrogenase [ubiquinone] 1 alpha subcomplex subunit 12 — MAEYANIVRRALGQIRGHGGVRGFLTQFFRVNDVKTGPLVGVDKYGNKYYEDRKHYFFGRHRWVIYTTEMNGKNTMWEVDGSMVPAEWHRWLHCMTDDPPTTHPPEPKKFLAEVHQFNVSGSSQQYVPYSTTRKKIHEWVPPKAGAQ; from the exons ATGGCGGAGTATGCGAATATCGTCCGAAGGGCTTTGGGGCAAATAAGAGGTCACGGTGGAGTCCGAGGTTTTCTAACTCAATTTTTCAG GGTGAATGATGTGAAGACAGGACCCCTGGTTGGCGTGGATAAATATGGAAACAAATACTATGAGGACAGGAAGCACTACTTCTTTG gacGTCACCGGTGGGTGATCTACACCACAGAAATGAACGGAAAGAACACCATGTGGGAGGTGGACGGCAGCATGGTTCCAGCTGAATG GCACCGCTGGCTGCACTGTATGACAGACgacccccccaccacacacccACCAGAGCCAAAGAAGTTCCTGGCTGAGGTCCACCAGTTCAACGTGAGTGGCAGCTCACAGCAATACGTGCCCTACTCCACCACCCGCAAGAAGATCCACGAGTGGGTTCCACCCAAAGCTGGAGCTCAGTGA